A single genomic interval of Bos taurus isolate L1 Dominette 01449 registration number 42190680 breed Hereford chromosome 6, ARS-UCD2.0, whole genome shotgun sequence harbors:
- the NIPAL1 gene encoding magnesium transporter NIPA3 yields MGGQVRLPPGEPCREGYVLSLSCPNTSQAWCEITRVSQLLASPVLYRDLNSSITNLSVSTNTENKYNLYIGLVLAISSSIFIGSSFILKKKGLLQLAKKGVTRAGQGGHSYLKEWLWWAGLLSMGAGEAVNFAAYAFAPATLVTSLGALSVLVSAILSSYFLNERLNIHGKIGCILSILGSTVMVIHAPQEEKVATLHEMEMKLRDPGFICFAVIITVISLVLILIVAPKKGQTNILVYISICSLIGAFSVSSVKGLGIAIKELLEWKPVYKHPLVFVLLAVLVLSVATQINYLNKALDTFNTSLVTPIYYVLFTSMVVTCSAILFQEWYGMNAGDVIGTLSGFFTIINGIFLLHAFKNIDITWSDLTSTTQKEVLSANGSEDKYVLLENTDCSVPGFDDDITLYSRTGQNP; encoded by the exons ATGGGGGGACAGGTGAGGCTGCCGCCCGGAGAGCCCTGCCGAGAAG GCTATGTGCTGTCCCTGAGCTGTCCGAATACCTCCCAGGCTTGGTGTGAGATCACACGTGTGTCACAGCTGCTGGCTTCTCCTGTCCTCTACAGGGACCTGAATTCCAGCATAACCAACCTGAGTGTTTctacaaatacagagaacaaatacaACCTTTATATAGGCCTGGTACTGGCAATAAGTTCCAGTATTTttattggctccagtttcatcttgAAAAAAAAGGGCCTTTTGCAACTGGCCAAAAAGGGTGTCACTAGAGCTG GACAAGGTGGACATTCTTACCTCAAGGAATGGCTCTGGTGGGCAGGATTACTCTCAA TGGGAGCAGGAGAGGCTGTGAATTTTGCAGCTTATGCTTTCGCTCCTGCCACTCTGGTCACCTCACTGGGCGCTCTGAGTGTTCTTGTCAG TGCAATATTGTCTTCCTACTTTTTAAATGAGCGATTGAACATTCATGGGAAAATAGGCTGCATATTAAGTATATTGGGATCAACTGTGATGGTTATCCATGCCCCACAAGAAGAGAAAGTTGCTACTCTGcatgaaatggaaatgaaattgAGAGACCCAG GATTTATCTGCTTTGCTGTGATCATAACTGTGATCTCCTTGGTACTAATTTTGATTGTGGCGCCCAAGAAAGGACAGACCAATATATTGGTCTACATATCAATCTGTTCACTGATTGGAGCATTTTCAGTTTCCTCTGTCAAGGGCCTGGGAATTGCCATTAAGGAACTACTGGAATGGAAGCCCGTTTATAAGCATCCCCTGGTCTTTGTTTTGTTGGCTGTACTTGTGCTTTCAGTGGCAACACAGATCAACTATCTCAACAAGGCACTGGACACCTTTAATACATCTCTTGTGACTCCCATTTATTACGTGTTGTTCACATCCATGGTAGTGACTTGCTCTGCCATCTTATTCCAAGAATGGTATGGCATGAATGCTGGAGATGTCATCGGGACTTtgagtggattcttcaccatcatCAATGGCATCTTCCTTCTacatgcttttaaaaacattgaCATTACCTGGAGTGACCTGACATCCACTACTCAGAAAGAAGTCCTCTCTGCGAATGGCAGTGAAGACAAATATGTCTTACTAGAGAACACAGACTGTTCAGTGCCAGGATTCGATGATGACATTACCTTGTATAGCAGGACTGGTCAAAATCCCTAG